CTTCGGCATCTGATGGCCCGCCGGCCGGGGAACCGTGCCCACCGTCACCGGTGCTGGGGGCGCCGGCAGCGGGATCACCGACCGACACCGGGGACGACTGACCGCCGTCGTCACCACCGCCGTCACCGCCACCGCCACCGCCATTGCCGCCCGAGCTGCTCGACGACTCGGCTTCGGATTCTATTTTCCCGGGATCGCGCCGTGAGGAACCGCCGCTGCCCCAGCCGAATTGGTGTCCGACCTCCTGGCGGATGCGCGAGAGGTCGGCGGCCTTGTTGAGCATGCCCCGGCCACCGCGGCCGCCCATGGCGCCGCCGCCACCGAGCTTGGCGGCCATGGTGTCGCGCTGCCGGTCGAACATCCGGCGTAGCGGACCGAACACCGCGAACCCGAATGCCAACACCAGCGCGGTCATGAACAGCGATTGGATGGCGTTGCCCGAGTCCTTGAAGACCTGATCGAGGATCACGTTGTAGGCACCGAACGCCGCGGTGTAGACGATCATCGCGGCGTAGGCCATCAGGCAGTCCAGGACCGTTTTCCACGCGAAGGTCTGCGGGCCGCCGGGAATCACGCCGATCGCGAATGCCGGCGGAGCCAGCGCGGCATAGAGCATCGCCTGCACGGCGGCTTTGACGACGTGCCAGACGAAGTAGCAGGCGAACGCGACCAGGAACGCGGCGAGGAAACCGCAGATGCTCAGGGGGACCATGATCGCGGCGGGGTTGCCCATCGACTTCTGGTGCATCGCTGCGCCTTTGTCTTTGTCGCACCCTTTGATGTCGTCTTTGAGCTTGTCGCCGCGCTCGTTGTTGATCCCCTCCGACCAGGCCTTTCGGCATTCGCGCGATACCGAGTCCGCGACGGTGCCGAAGTTGATCATCTGAGTGGGCGAGCGCAGGAACCGGTCGGCGAGCTTGGACACCGTGTCATCGATGTTGGCGCCGTCGCCCTGTTGGCCCACCGCGCCGCCGGAGACGGTGCTGGCGATCTCCAGGCCGGTGTCACGCCCTTCGGCGAGCAGCCCGTTGGGGCCGACCAGTTCTGCCAGCGGGTTGGCGAAAATCGTTGCGGCAACGCCGATCATGAGCATGCCCATGGCGATGTTGGAGAACGCTTTGGCTGTCCGGCCGGCCAGCGCGGTGCACACCGCGACGATCGCCAGCACGGCCAACGCGGCCGCGGCGAGCCCGAAGCGGTCCATCGCCTCGTTGACACCGTTGCCGATCGTCTCGAAGGGCACGGTGAACAGGCCCATCCACTGGAAGTCGAGAACGAACTTGATCAGCCACAACGCGGTCGCGGTGACGCACAGGTAAATCTCGTAGGAGATGGAGGCGACCTTGGCGAACATCGTCGAAGCCGGGTCATCCCAGCCGCCCTGGTTCAGCGTCAGGGTGTACTTCGCGACCGGCACACCGTCGGAATCCTTGACACCCATCCAGGAGATGAGCACGTTCCCGGCATCGGAGCTGCCACCGGTGCCCGGATCCGCCCACGCCCGGGCCGCCCCGCCGATCAGCAGCAGCAGCCCGGCGGCGATGAGCGCGGTGATCAGGCGGTGGCGGGCGCACCACCGCAGCGGCACGGCCGGGGTCCAGGCGCGAATCCAGTCACTGCAGCGCTGCAGCCGGTCCGCCTGCCCGGCGCGCTCGCTCGCGACGTCGTTCACGAACCGGCCCCCACCAGCGCCGCCTCAGCAGCACCGCCGGCCGAGCAGTGGGCTACCTGGACCTCGCCGACGTGGCGGCGGTAGAACTCGCGCGCCGGCGCCACCTCGTCGCGGTAGCCCTCCGGCCAGGCCGAGCGCTGCACCAGCGCGGCCAGCTCCGCCGGCGCCATCTGCTGCCAACCCTCGACCGAACGCATTGCGGTGTAGAACTTCTCCGCGGCGATCGCCGGGGACATCCGCTCGCCGGCCGATCCCCACGTCGCACCCTGCTGCAGGATGCCGAGGGCATGGTGGTCGAGCGCGAGCCCGTCATGAGCGGCGGCCAGCGAGTCGGGCACGTTCGGGTTGGCCAGGTTGTGCAGCTCCGTCTCCTGCATGGCCGCGGTCAGCCCGGCCACGATTCCCTGCTCGGGAACATCCAGGGCGAGTCCGGCCGCGATCACGGCCTTGCCGTTGTTGACCGGACCCAGCCCGAACACCAGGCACACCGGCGCGGCCCGCTCGGTGTGGACCGGGGTGGTGACCACCACCGCGATGGCGGTGACCGCGAGCGCGAGCAGCGCGGCGATGAGGAGCAGCCGCAGACGGCGACGGCCCGCTTCGATCACGGCGCCGGCGTCCTGGGTGCCGTTGTTTACGGTGATGATCCCGTTTCTGGTCATGCGACGTCTTCCGCCTCGGGGGGAGTGGTGCTCATGGCCTCGCGGCGCAGCTGCGAGGACGGCCCGAGGACCTTGATGCGGCCGATGGCGCCGCGCGCGTCACGCAGGTAGCCCTCGCCTTCGCGACCGGGGATCACCTTGTTGTTGCTGCCCTTGGGCGCGGTGTTCCTCGTCAGGTCGGTGACGATGTGCGGGTTTTTCTCGGGGTCGATTCCCAGCCACTGCAGTGATCGCTTGGCCAGCGACTCGTCGCGGTGACGCATCACGATGCGGATGGGGATCAGATCCAAGGCAGTGCCGGCGGGGAAATCCAGAACGGGATCGTGGCTACCGAGCAACAGTGAGATGTTGTCGCGCCGTCCCTCGCGGACGACCCGTGTCACTCGAGAAAGGCCCGCGGGTGTGGAGGTGATGTGCCAGGCCTCGTCCATGACCACCGCCGCCGCCCGCGCTTTGTTGAGGCGGAACGCTTGACGCCCCAGCTCCATCGCCAGCCCGTAGATCGCCCGGCCGAAGATCTTGCTTGGCATGAGCGCCTCCCCGCCGGAGACCTCCTCGGCGGTGGGAACTTCCACCCGGTTGGTGCGAATGACGATGCCGTCGGCGTTGAGGTTCAGCGGCGGCAGATTCGGATCGAACAGAGCTTGGGCATAACGACGGCCAGCCCAGTAGTGCAGATGCCGGTGCAGTTCGTCCCACCCACCTGGCAGCGGCTTGCCGTTGGGCTGCCGGCCCGCTTCGGTCCCCTTGGCGAGCACTTCGAGCAGCCCGGGAATCGACTTCACACCCCACTCGGGGCGAAGTAATTCCCCGAGTGTCATGCCCATCGGAGAGTTCGCCTCGCACTCGAACAGCGGCGTGAGCAGCTCCACCGCCGTGTCCACGCCCAGATCAGCCTGGAACGTGCGCAGCGGATCCAATGTGTACTGCGGTCGCATCAGGTCGCAGATGACTGCGCGGCTCAGAGTGGACGCTGGCCCGGCGTACTCACCCGAGTCCGTGCGATCAAGGGCCAGGAACTGCCCGCCAGCGTCGACCAGGTTGAACAGCATCGACATGATGAACCACGTCTTGCCGGCGCCCAGCTCACCGGCAATGGCCACCGACGGAGAGGCATCCTTGACCGCCTCTCGCCACCATTCGAGGTGCACCGGCTGATTGCGCCGACCCGACAGATTCAGCGCGACGATCGGGCCGTGGGTGTCGCCCACGTCATTGGTGGCGCAGGGGACGCACGCGGCGGCGTACTCGCTGATGGTCACGTGCGAGAAGTCGGCGACGGCACGCAGGTTGGCGCCACCGGGGTTCATCGCCGCCCACAACTCGCGCTGCCCACCCAACGGGGCGACGACCTTGATGCGGTTGCGCTCGAAGGCCTGTGTCAGTTTGAGCGCGCCGTCTTCACACTGGGCTCGGCTCACCCCGGCCACGGAGAAGATGGGGCACAACGACACTTCGATCTCGTCGTCGTTGCTCTCCAGGTGGCCGTTGTACTCACCGAGCAGCAGCACCTGTTCTGAGAGGGTGTCTTGAGCGAACGACACCTCGGAGTCACGCTCACCGACCTGCTCGTTGAGTCGGCGCAAGTTCTTGGTGTTGCGGGCGATGGCTTGCTCGCGGCTGGTCTTACTAATCCGCACAGCCCAGTCGATGTCGAACCCGGCCACCCGGTCGGCGATGGTGAAGAACTCCGAACCGGGGAACTGCAGCCCCTCCAGGGGCAGCGCTTCGATCGCCAACAGGGTCTGCCACGAGTCGGCCACCCCGATCCGGCCGGGCTGGGAGATCTTCACCAGCGGGGCGAAGCTACTCGGGCGCCACCGCTTCGCCCCGTTGCGGCGCTCACCTTCGTCGAACTCCGCCATCGCGAACGCACCGGCCGGGGAAGACACATTCGATGGCACGGCGCTCGGGAAGATCTCCGGCGTTCCACCGCGTGACAGCGCGTGGTTCCACAGCCACACCATCTGCGCGGTCGTCAGCGGCTCGAACTGGAACACCGACGGCAACCGGGTCACCAGAGCTGCCGCCAAGTCAGCGGCCTTGGCCATCTCGGTGCGGTCGCGCTCTTTGGAGCGTCGCCCCGCTGTGCCCAAACCGGTCAGGTCGGTCACCACGTCGGAGTCGACGACGGGAAAGGACACCGTGAAGATCCGCTCAGTGGCCCGCACACCCGAGGAGAAAAACTCGTACTTTCCCTCGCACTCCTGCCGCCACATCGGCATGGAGTTCACGTCGGTGCCGGCCATGGCGCGGGCGAGGATCTCGTCAGGGTTCATGGAGGCCACCAGACCGGCGATGACCGAGTTGTTGGGCAGCGCGCGGATGAGGTTCTTGTGGTGCACCAGCGTGTCGTACTTGCGGGCATCGCTGGTGTATCCGTAAGGCAGCCCGGTGAGGCGGTAGTCGGCCCAGATCGAGCCGTCGCGCATGCGGCGCAGGTTCCCGAAAATCGACACGGTGGGCTGCAGATTCTGATCCAGTTGGTTGGCCATAGGTGATTCCTCGCGACGGGTGAGTGGGTCAGTTGAAGAGTTCGGATGCGGCGCTGCTGCGGTGGCCGAACATGTCGGTGAACTCGTCGTGCTCGGCGGCAGGAATGAACGCCGGGCGGACGGGTTGGCGCGCCATGGTGGCGGCGCGATGGCGGTCGCCGTTCATGTCGAGAACTTCGACCTGGGGGCGCACCGTCGACACAGTGCTCACAGCGTTCGGATCGTCTCCGGTGCTGACACTGATCGGACTGGTGTAGAGCAGCGCGACCCGGTGAACGCGGGTGCTCAACTTCACCGGGGAGTAGGGCATCTTGCGCATCACGCCGACCGCGATGGCGGTGACGCTGATGCCCACCGCTCCGGTGAGCACCGGCTGGCCGACCCGTGGGAGCAGGAACAGCGTCGCCAAGATTCCGCCAACGAGCGCGACCAATTCGGGGATCGGATACGGCCCGCCGGGCAGCTTCCAACGGCCATCGAACTTGGCGATGACGATGCGGACTCGGCTGGCCCGCGTGTACCACTTGGCGACGAACATCAGCGGTCGACGCCTACCGAGTTCCGCTGTTGGTCAAGCCCCCGATGGTGTCCTTGGACACCACACCGAGCGCGGGCAGTGAACCCACCAATCCGATGAGCACCACACCCACGGCGAGAGTCTTGAGTGCGCCGGTCTTGTTGCGACCAACGAAGTACATGCCGGCCGACACCAGGGCGGTGCCGCCGATGAGTAGATACACCGCGAACGTGATGCCTTGGTTCTTGATGTTGGCGCCGATATCCCAAATCGGCGCGGCCACGTAGGTGACCTGGCTGGCGGCAGTCGCCGCGGTCCCATCGAGCATGAGCGGTGCGAGGGTGGTGAACATCTACTAACTCCCTTCCGGAGTGGTGCTGGAGGTGTACTGCGGGGGCTTAGTGGAGCTGGTTGTGGTGGTGGGTGTGGTTGTCGGTTGCTGCGGTGAATCCGGGTCATTGGGCGTGAGAATGCTCGGCGCATCGTTGATCCGATCGACCTGCCAGTGCCCGCCCGCGACCGACATCACGAGCGGGAAATCCATCGGCATCAGCACCCCGCTGGCGGTCTGCATGGTGGCGCGAACGGTGACCTCAACGCCGTCGGCTTTTGGCGGCACATTCTGCGAATTGGCGAGGTCGTTGTTGGTGTGAATCCGCTCGATGGCCATGGTCGTAAAGCGCGGCGGCTGGGCCGCGGTTAGACCGGAACCGGCGGCGACATAGGGGGCCAAATCGCCCTGCCCGGTGAGCATGGCGCTGAGGAACCCAGACACGATGTTGTAGATGGGTCGGTCTTCCGAAACGACCGTCTGTGTTGACAACTCCACCGGCACACCCGAGGGCCGATCCGGACGCGCATGCGGGAGCGTGAATGCGCGAAAGTAGTTGCGGTGATCGGCAGAGATGTCGACTTGCAAACGGACGAACACCATGGGGTTGGATTCCACCGCGTTCGATGGATTGGCGGCCTTGGGGATCTCGGCGTCAACCACCACCGAATAGGTCTGAAAACCATCCAAGAACACACCGGGGAGGGCCGACGATGCGCGCAACGCACGGCCTCCAGCGGGCAGCGGAGAGGCGGGGACGTCGCCGTCGTAGAACTGCTTGATCGCAGCGCTGTTGGACGGGTCTTTGAGGTAGGTGTCGACGTAGCGGGTGGCGAACGCCTCGACCGCCGAAAGTTGGTCCCGTTCGACGGCTACGTTGACCGGCTCGGGCCGGTTCATCATCAGCAGCACGACAGCGGCAATCAGCGGGATGTAGCTGACCATGATGAACGCGAGAAAGGTTCCGGTGGCGCGCATCCGCATCTCGTCGGCACGGATGTGGTCCCCGCCGCTGAGGCGCAGAAAGAGCGAGTCGAGGAAGCGGTGCAGGGGCCGGCTCAGCATGGGACCCCCAGGGCCTGGTCCTGGAGTTCGTCGAGCAGCGTGGCGGCGGCCTCGCGACGCTCGACGATGTGAAAGACCAAGGCGTCCGACTTGTGCTCGTTGAGCGGGTCTGCCGCGAGCTGGCTCATGAGTGCGCGCAGCTGGTCGGTGTACATACGGACCGCACCTGCGTTGCGGCGGATCGGTTGGGCCATGGGCGGGTGCCTCCAGGAAGTGCTGGACTCGGACACCCTCTTATGCGGGGTAAATCGGCGATTTCCCGACAACCGCATATGTAACGAATTGATAACGCATACGCGCGTATGCGCCGCATATGTATTGTAGGGAGTCGGCGATCTTGTCCAAATTGCTGGCCGCGGACCTGAGCATTCCCATTAATGTGTCGCGAGACGATTCTCGCTAAGGTGTCGGAATCCTCAGGTACTTGCCGTGGGTGAGGATGATGCGCCAGGTGTGTTGGCAGTCATGGCTGAAAATCATGGGTGCTGGGCTGGGCACTGAGTCGGTAACATCGGTCGTCAGTCGATATCTGGAGCAGGTGTGGCCACGCAGCGTCAAAGGGGAGAGAGCTTGTCAAGATTTTTGTGTAAGTAGTTGTGCTCGTTTGGGTTAGAGGTAGGGGTTGATTCGTTCTGGATAGGCGAGGGCGAGCTGGGCGAGGGCCTGTTTCCAGTTGGTGGTGACCTGGCCTTCGACGAGGCGTCCTTCGGCGGTGCGTTTCGTTCCTAGTCCGAGCCCGCGTTCCTTGGCGCGGTCGCGGGCTCGTTTGTCCTCGATGTTGCAGATCGCCAACCACAGCAGCTTCACGACCGCCGTGTCGTTGGGGAAATGGCCTCGGTTCTTGATGATTTTGCGGAGTTGATAGTTCAGCGATTCGATCGAGTTGGTCGTGTAGATGACTCTGCGCAGCATCGGCGGGAACGCCAGAAACGGGGTGAATCGCTCCCACGCATCATCGAAGACGCGGACGGTATTCGGGTTGGCCTGACCGACGTCGGAGGCCGCGAATGCGTCCAACGCCGCCCTGGCCGCCTCGGCATCACTGGCTTGGTACACCGCCTTGAGAGCAGCGGCGACGGCCTTGCGCTGGCTGTAGGACACGAAGCGCATCGCTGCGCGGATAAGGTGTTCTCTGAACTTATTGGTGCGGAGGGGTGTTCGTCAGGTGAGGGTGCGTCCGACGAGGTGGGTGAAGTGTGGGATGCCGAGGTGGGTGGTGGCTGCTCGGGTGGTGAGTTCATCGAGTTGGGCCAGTTTCTGGTCGGTGCCGGCGAGGCTGATCTGCAGTCCTTCGACCTCGCCGAGCCAGCCTTCGCGGCGGGCTTCATCGATGCGGGCGCGGAGGTTGTCGCGGATCTCGATCAGGCGGGCTCGCTGGTGGGGGTCCGGGCGTAGGAGCGGGCATCGCAAGCAGGAGTGCTCGTGGATGCAGGGGGTGGAGTAGGCACGTCCGCAGGTGCCGAGCGAGAGTTTTCGGTGTTCGAAGTGGCCAAGGAATTCGTCCCATTCGGTGTCGGTGGGTGTGCGGTATTCCTCGCTGGGCCGCAGGGCGCGGCGGCGGGCGAGGAAGGCGCGGTGGCCGGTGATGACTTCTTCGGGGTAGACGGCCTTGTAGCCCATGGTGGTGTTGATGTCGCGGTGGCCGACGACGAGCTGGGCGATGTGCGGTGGCATCCCGTTGAGCACAGCATCGGTGATAAAGATACGACGGAAGTCGTGTGGCAGGAATCGCAATGGCTGCCCGGTGGTGTCGGTGAGGCCGGTACTGGCCAGTGCTGCGTTGAGCAGCCGCCGGACCGCGGCCGGGATGATCGGCCGTCGTTCGCCGCCGTAGTGCCGTTGGAATAGTAACGGCATCAATGGGTTCCAGACTTTTTCGTGGTAGTCGTAGGCGGCGACTAGTGGGACGGCACCGTCGGTGCCGCGGATTCGGCAGACGATCGCTGACAGGACGTCGGCGAGTTCGGGACTGATCACGAGCAGTCGTTCGCTGTCGGTCTTTGACGGTGCGATGTGCAGCAGCGGGATGAGTTCGCCGGTGCTGGGCAGGGTGTATTGGACGAAGCTGTGATGGTTGAGTTCGCAGAGTTCCTCGATGCGTAATCCGGTGTGGCGCAGCACTTCGACGATGGCCCAGGCCCAGAAGGACTGGTGTTCTCCGAAGGTAAGGTCGCGGCGGACGCCGGTGTCGGGGTGCTCGGCCCAGATCTTTGCGCTGGCGTTTCCGCTGGCTAGGGTGCTGCGGCGCAGGGTCTGTCCGGCGCCGGTGAACGTGTGACCGGGCGTGGTGGCCCGGGCAGCGGCCAGCAGCTCGGCGGCGGCTCGTCGTTCGGTGTTGACTGATGCGACCAGCGTGGGCAGCACCGGAAGGCGTTCGCGTGTGCGCTGATCCATGCGGGACTTGCGACGCTGCAGGGATTTCGTTCGTCTCATCTCGTCGGCGCGGATCGGACTCGGTGCTGCCCACGGGCCCCAGCGGGTGGGTTCTTCCATCGCCCATTGGGCGATGTCGAGGTAGAACGCGCGAACCGTCGCCAGGGTAGACAGGCCCGATTCGCGGGCAAGGATGCGTTGTTTCCATGCCGTGGAGATCTCTGGTGCCAGCCGGAGTGAGTCGATGCCCGGGTGGTGGTGCTCGAGATCGGCCCAGAACAGTTTGCCGAGCGTGGTCGCGAGTCGCTGCAAAGTCACGTAGTCAACAGTGGATTCGCGTTCGCGCAGATAGTCGACGAGCAGGTCGCGAATCGGCTGGCAGGCGATGCCATAGCGGTCGATCAGCTGCTCGACGCTACTTTGCCCGCTGGTGCCGAACACCCGAACCGTCGACGGGGCGGCTGCCGGAAAGGTACCGATCGCATGTAGCAGGTGGTAAAAGTAGCCGCTGGTGGTCTTGCCGCCGCCGATATCGGCAATGGTCTGCAGCAGTTGCAGGCAGTCACCGACGGTGATGTCGGCGATCAGGCCGCCCTTGGCGGCTTGGATGACCGCGATCCGGCACATTGCAGTTGTTTTCGTGGCGTGGCTGGCCGGATCGGCATCGCAGACCGCTCGCAGCGCCGCCCAGCCGCGCGGGTCGCGCAGCCGTTCCAGACGGGCAGCCAGATTCTTCGGTGTTCGCGGTGTCATCAACCAGCGCTCCGGTGGGCGCAGCACGTCGGCGCAGATCAATGACGTCACCCCGATAGCAGCCATGTTGAGGCCGCTCTTGAGGGTTGTCGGTTCCGGGCGAGTGGCCGACCACCAGCCAGCGGCAGCATGCTTCCAGCCGATATTGTCGGTGAACTCGCTCGTGCTGGCCAGGAATCGGTCCTGCCAAGTGCTGCCCGGGAACTCGGCCAGCCAGTCCACGACGGCCTTGACTCCGCGATGATGCCGCGACTGGGCACGTTCGGTGGTGCCGAGCAGCGGCTGGGCCAATGCCCGCGCCAGCACCGCGCCCCGGGACGCCCGCGTGATCTCCCACCTCGTCGGCAACCGCCGCGGCGGAAACCGGTCCAGCAGCTCCGGTACCGCGTGCAAGCTCGACGGTTTGTAACGAGGATCGGCTACTGCGGCCAGCGATTCGGTCACCGTGCGCTCCGGCCGAACAACACATCCAGTGAGTCCTGGCGATACCGCTGTGGTGCGGATTCTGCACCGAGGGTCGGACCTGGGTTCTGCTTGCCGGCCCGGCGGGAGTGATGCGCCAGCACCGAGGCGATCACGTCCTCGGGGACCGGGTTCGTATAGATCTGGGTCGTGGTCAGCGAGGCATGCCCGAGTACCCATTGGACGTCGGTGATCGGCATCCCCGGATCCCGGGCCATCCGGTAGGCAGCCGTGTGCCGCAGGTCGTGCAACGTCCAGTTCGCCCCCAGGATCGCATTGACACGAGTGAACATCCGATGCGCAGCGTGATAGGTCAACCGCCGGAACGGGCGCCGCAGCGTCCACCACAACGGCTGATTCGGACCCTCGGACACCAGACCACGCATCTGATGCTGGTAAAGCCGCAACCACACGAACGCATCCGGTGACGCCGGAACCTGCTGCGACACCTGAGAGCCCTTGCGCACCACCGCGATCAGCTGCCTACCCGGATTCGCATCGCCCTGACAGGCACCGAGCAGTTCTGAGGCCCGAGCACCGGTCGACACCCACAACGCCACCAGTGCCCGGTCCCGATGCGACCCCAGCCGGGCGAACAACTCATCGAACCGGGCATCCGGAATACTGCGCGGCGCCCGCGGCACCAGCCGCGGCCGATACTGCCCCGACCGCTCCCGTCGATACGGCTCCATCGGATTGTGATGCGCATGCGGCCGACCCGCGCGACTACGATTGCGGGACGACGGAAACGGATTCACCAGCGGGCCGGTCCCAGCCTCGCGATGGAACTCGTAGAAGCTGCGAAGCACCGTCTCCGAATGCGCCCGCGTCGTCGCCGCATACTTGCGTCCAGGCCCCACCTTCCCGGTCACTAGATTCGGCCGCGGCTCCGGCAGCCCCCTGCCCGAACGGCGGTTCGGCTTGTCCGCCAACCGGATCCAGACGCTGAAGTCACGAGCTTCCGCCTGGGTCGCCTGATTCCACGGCACCTGGACCGACCACAAGAACCGGAACCACCGCAACAACGCCAGCCCATACGACCGTTGCGTCGCCGAGGACCGGCCAGCCGCGCTGAGATCCCGCAAGAACGCATCCACCGCCGCAACCGGCACGCCGGACGGATCCAGCAGCCGCCACGGCTGCCACACGTCGCCGGTGCCCACCAACAAACCGGCGCGAACGACCACCAGACCCACCAGATCCCGTGGGGCCTCCTCCGGCACGACCATGGCGAGGAACCATAACCACACCCGCTCTGAGCTGCAACAACTCCGGAGTTAGTTCAGTCAACAGGTGCACGACGCAGGTCTGCACGAGCGAGTCCGGCCAGGTCGCCTCGATCGCCTCAGGGAAGCCGGTCAGGCCATCGCAGCAGACGATCAGCACATCGGCGAGGCCGCGATTGGCCAACTCGGCGCACACCCCGGCCCAGAACTTCGCGCCCTCGGTGGCCTGAATCCAAATTCCCAGAACGTGTTTCACGCCCTCCATATCCACGCCGACGGCGATGTGGGCAGCCTTGTTGCGCACGTGAGCACCGTCGCGGACCTTGACCACGATCGCGTCGAGGTAGATCACCGGGTAGAACGATTCGAGCGGGCGACGCTGCCAGGCCAGGACCTCGTCGAGGATCTCGTCGGTGATCTTGGAGATCGTCTCGCGACTGATCTCGGTCCCGATCGTCGAGGCCAGGTGATGCTCGATGTCGCGCACGGTCATCCCGCCGGCGTAGAGCGAGACGATCATGTCGTCAAGCCCGCCCACGCGCCGTGAGCCTTTGGGGACCAGCGTGGGTGTGAACGTGGCATCACGATCGCGTGGGATCGCCAGCTCGACGTCGCCCACGCTGGTGGCCACCGTCTTCGCAGACGAGCCGTTGCGCGAGTTCGGGAACAACGCGGCCTCGGGGTCGCCCTTGTCGTAGCCGAGATGATCGCTGAGCTCGGCCTGCAAGCCCCGCTCAAGTCCGGCCTTGATCAATTGCTGGATCAGTCCGTCCTTGCCATCGAGTTGTACCTCGCCGGCGTCGATCATCGAATACAGCTCATCAAGGGCGCCCGAGGCCTCCAGGGCCTTCACACCAGCCTGCTGCGCACGCCGGCGTTCCTCACGGTCAAGCTTCTTATCCACCACAGTCATCAGTGTCTCGGCTTTCAGTCAGGAGCACAGCTACCTCACACAAACCATCTGACACGCCCAAGGGAGAAGCGGGCGGTCGTCAAGAAGGCGGTCGTCAAGCAATGGCCCCAAGGAAAGCCCGCCCCACCCGGCGACACGGGACCAATCAACCACGCCACCACACCGAAACCAGTACCCAGCAGCACAATTCACCACCAGACCGGACCCACATCAATTTCTATGAATAATCGAGGCTAGATTAGAAAGGGCCAATCCGAACTCACTGTTGTGAAACCCTGCCTGGCTGCTCGATAGTTTGGGCACAGGGTTCATGCTGGTGGGGTGAGAACCAGCGAGGTAGCCGCCCGGCTCCACGTCAATACCCAGACCCTGCGCTACTACGAGCGCCGCGGGCTACTACCGCGACCGGAGCGAACCCGCTCGGGGTTTCGGGCCAACACTGGCTCCACCCTCAATGATGTCGAGGAACTGCTAAATCTGGCCGACGGCCCCGCCTCCTGTGGCGACGCCAAGACGATGGCCCGTACCCGGATCGCCGACCTGCAGCCGCGCCCAGCGTGAATGCCCGATCCTGCACGACATCCAAACCGCCGCAACCACACCACCGTCGACCGCCCAGGAGTGACCGCATGCGAATCGAACTACTCACCGCGCCGGACTGCCCCAACGCCGCAGCCGCCCGACGGGTCATCACCGACTGCCTCACCAGCCTGGGCCTCGACGTGCCGATCATCGACCAGGTAGGTCGCTACCCATCACCGACAGTCCTCGTCAACGGTGTCGATGTGATGTGCCCCGAGGCTGCAGCGCCGGTCGGTGACGTGTGCCGACTCGACCTGCCCACACCGCAAAACGTTCTGGACGCATTGCGCGCCAACACATTGCATCACGTCCAAACCCCGTCACGGCCAACGGAATTGTGATGGCCGAACAGCCCGCAATGACGATCGGTGACCTGGCGTGCCACACCACCTCTACACGTGGTGCGCCGATACCCTGCTCACGCTACCCGACGACCGATACTCTGCATTCGCCTGACCGTCGATCCGCAATCCGGTGTCACGAACCCTTCCCCTGCCACCGCCGAACCGAAAGGCCTTAAGATAACCGCGGGCGTCCGTGTAACCAACGTGGTGAGATACCACAACTATCCGCGTCCTCGGCGGCATTGAATTCGTCCCGTCGCCGTGCCGCGCCGAACT
This portion of the Mycolicibacterium tusciae JS617 genome encodes:
- a CDS encoding ATP-binding protein — translated: MANQLDQNLQPTVSIFGNLRRMRDGSIWADYRLTGLPYGYTSDARKYDTLVHHKNLIRALPNNSVIAGLVASMNPDEILARAMAGTDVNSMPMWRQECEGKYEFFSSGVRATERIFTVSFPVVDSDVVTDLTGLGTAGRRSKERDRTEMAKAADLAAALVTRLPSVFQFEPLTTAQMVWLWNHALSRGGTPEIFPSAVPSNVSSPAGAFAMAEFDEGERRNGAKRWRPSSFAPLVKISQPGRIGVADSWQTLLAIEALPLEGLQFPGSEFFTIADRVAGFDIDWAVRISKTSREQAIARNTKNLRRLNEQVGERDSEVSFAQDTLSEQVLLLGEYNGHLESNDDEIEVSLCPIFSVAGVSRAQCEDGALKLTQAFERNRIKVVAPLGGQRELWAAMNPGGANLRAVADFSHVTISEYAAACVPCATNDVGDTHGPIVALNLSGRRNQPVHLEWWREAVKDASPSVAIAGELGAGKTWFIMSMLFNLVDAGGQFLALDRTDSGEYAGPASTLSRAVICDLMRPQYTLDPLRTFQADLGVDTAVELLTPLFECEANSPMGMTLGELLRPEWGVKSIPGLLEVLAKGTEAGRQPNGKPLPGGWDELHRHLHYWAGRRYAQALFDPNLPPLNLNADGIVIRTNRVEVPTAEEVSGGEALMPSKIFGRAIYGLAMELGRQAFRLNKARAAAVVMDEAWHITSTPAGLSRVTRVVREGRRDNISLLLGSHDPVLDFPAGTALDLIPIRIVMRHRDESLAKRSLQWLGIDPEKNPHIVTDLTRNTAPKGSNNKVIPGREGEGYLRDARGAIGRIKVLGPSSQLRREAMSTTPPEAEDVA
- a CDS encoding tyrosine-type recombinase/integrase produces the protein MTESLAAVADPRYKPSSLHAVPELLDRFPPRRLPTRWEITRASRGAVLARALAQPLLGTTERAQSRHHRGVKAVVDWLAEFPGSTWQDRFLASTSEFTDNIGWKHAAAGWWSATRPEPTTLKSGLNMAAIGVTSLICADVLRPPERWLMTPRTPKNLAARLERLRDPRGWAALRAVCDADPASHATKTTAMCRIAVIQAAKGGLIADITVGDCLQLLQTIADIGGGKTTSGYFYHLLHAIGTFPAAAPSTVRVFGTSGQSSVEQLIDRYGIACQPIRDLLVDYLRERESTVDYVTLQRLATTLGKLFWADLEHHHPGIDSLRLAPEISTAWKQRILARESGLSTLATVRAFYLDIAQWAMEEPTRWGPWAAPSPIRADEMRRTKSLQRRKSRMDQRTRERLPVLPTLVASVNTERRAAAELLAAARATTPGHTFTGAGQTLRRSTLASGNASAKIWAEHPDTGVRRDLTFGEHQSFWAWAIVEVLRHTGLRIEELCELNHHSFVQYTLPSTGELIPLLHIAPSKTDSERLLVISPELADVLSAIVCRIRGTDGAVPLVAAYDYHEKVWNPLMPLLFQRHYGGERRPIIPAAVRRLLNAALASTGLTDTTGQPLRFLPHDFRRIFITDAVLNGMPPHIAQLVVGHRDINTTMGYKAVYPEEVITGHRAFLARRRALRPSEEYRTPTDTEWDEFLGHFEHRKLSLGTCGRAYSTPCIHEHSCLRCPLLRPDPHQRARLIEIRDNLRARIDEARREGWLGEVEGLQISLAGTDQKLAQLDELTTRAATTHLGIPHFTHLVGRTLT
- a CDS encoding tyrosine-type recombinase/integrase, which produces MTGKVGPGRKYAATTRAHSETVLRSFYEFHREAGTGPLVNPFPSSRNRSRAGRPHAHHNPMEPYRRERSGQYRPRLVPRAPRSIPDARFDELFARLGSHRDRALVALWVSTGARASELLGACQGDANPGRQLIAVVRKGSQVSQQVPASPDAFVWLRLYQHQMRGLVSEGPNQPLWWTLRRPFRRLTYHAAHRMFTRVNAILGANWTLHDLRHTAAYRMARDPGMPITDVQWVLGHASLTTTQIYTNPVPEDVIASVLAHHSRRAGKQNPGPTLGAESAPQRYRQDSLDVLFGRSAR
- a CDS encoding MerR family DNA-binding transcriptional regulator, whose translation is MRTSEVAARLHVNTQTLRYYERRGLLPRPERTRSGFRANTGSTLNDVEELLNLADGPASCGDAKTMARTRIADLQPRPA